The DNA region TTGTAAAATAAGAAttgtttatctatttttttttaatgaagccatggcagacaggttttaaaagaaacgtacTAGAATTTTGGCTATTCGATAAATTTTCGGGAATTCGAGATAaaagtagctttcggataggttactttaaatcttgtattcaattcaagttaggtagttatccgcaaataaATAATTGGACTTATACGagtaattgaacattttggacttattaataacacacaactgtgcatttattctagactcagatccatacagcgtcagtgtttatttggtcgaagtgtactaattcattagcagatctggttctagtttacgacaagactactgacggacagcatattttagagcacttaaaagcttcaaattttggaatGAATGAACACATTCTGTTGCTCTGAATCAGGTCTAACCGAAAccagttcaaaaaagcaaaatattagactgcaacattgctaaaactgctgttttcgccccatgtgtcccaaatCACCCAGATGAGGCCACCATGTTTCTCCAGCTAAATGTACTGGGAACACAATTCGATGGAGGAGCATGGTACTTTTAGTCCGATTGATagtgtacactcaacccccggtggttggtcactttttcgtttgacacttttttagtttgtaccccgttggttggtcaaagtcaaactaaaaagtgacgaactgtcactttttacacggcgctcacgcacactatcaaaacaaacgtttggtagtgtgtgtgaacttcgtGTGAAagtggtgtcaaactaaaaagtgaccccgttcgtttgacaacagttggtgtcaaaccatcggggtttgagtgtatgctAAAACCCgaccatttttttcgaaaatcatatGACACATTCTTTAGCGACATGTTTTTGGCTGATAGCTCGTACATTTGAATATACATAAGTTATCAAATTATGGGTCAAATCATCAATCACCGCTGGATAAACTTTGACAAATGTTTGTCATACCCTAAACTTGAGTCAATAGTCTGTTCTtgtacaaaattcaatttctaatCCGAATCAGTCCGAATGGTTTTGCCATCATACGAaatatatttcgaaaaaaagtttaactttgCAACGCCGGAATgtgtgaaaaaatatattcagttTTGAGTTCTTTGGTCGCAAGAATCTGCAACTAAATTTGCCTATAATATGCCAATAAAAACgtattgcctttcttacaaaagaaaggtttaaggtttgcttttggaaaaacacttttctcagaaatcttaaaaaattcgtGCGCGGCGAGGAGTtgtcccagaaaaaaaatccattacattccattactaaattgaaggtttaaatgcgctctttcgattgaattttggcccgaaacccggaactcaaagtctgatttttgagagctctttttctgaaatacttgagcgatgtctgtatccgctcttaaaaatcttccatcattggaaaaccgctcaTAAAACCCACatgttttatatttcagatttgtagccgtggggtcggagacgaacattttatttttcgattcacaattttcgaccaataaatgttgtcaaagccattttcagaggtattttttggactattttacagaaaacactatcaaattaaaagaattcagtttcaaacaaaaagccatttgaAAACATGCGCAATtaactgcttgggcccaaaatttgaagcttttccaaaatgtatttctagAGTCGTCAAatcgaagcataaacgccagcacatttacgcttgcgcgttttacgctgcgcgtgaaagtgttctttttggcttctcataatagatcgacaaagtgcaatagcgatacatatttttataagttaatcatagacttacATTAAAGACTGAATACCCTtaatatttttctaataatatcaatccaatatgtttttcttaattaaattttaatactttgcgacccataatgtatctctgaaatttaaaaaaaaataatggtattCGAGGTTTAGCCCGAAaatattcgaagctttaggtcaaattctatttcacctctggtgatattaaatcgggttttttggaccaccctcaTCGTAAAAAAAACTGGTGGAATTATTTTGGCTCAGGACCTCGCATGCTAAATTTTAGCCAAATAGGAGcgcttttggtttggttcctactagtttgacgtggaataattttcacaatattgcagcaaaaaatattgcaaagtgATGCAAATGATGTATGATCtgaaaatgcaataaaatattattcGCAATTTTCTTAACTGTTTCTACGAGATTTTGCAAAAGTTTAGTTGTAACGAAATGTATGTATAGCCTTGAAAAAATGATGGATCGAGAGACACAAACCCCCTAAAAGATCAAATTTGGCCGAACAGCAATATTTCGAGGGCGCAAAATCCCCCCACATCACAGCCCTGCACTGGCTCAGCGAGAGAGCGAAAATCGCTTTCCCACCGACTGAGAATGTGAGCGAGAGAACTAACAGAAGAGGAAAAACTTGAAAGGATGAGCTTGAAAGATACCTGTTTACTACCACAGAGTACATGTATTTGTACAATTAGAGGTAAGACTCTCTCTCTTCACAGCGTATCAACAGCAGGACTAGCAGCTTTGAACTTGAATCGCTGTTGCTCGAGCCCCCACCAGGTGAGGGTCCACGAGCTTTGTGTGTAGTTTAtgatacaaaaatgcagaatttaTTGGCGTTTAATGATTCAATTTACGAGCCAAAACCAGAACCGTGGTTAATCGATTGCATGTGGCGTATGATGTACACACCACATATCTTCGGGAGAAGGAAGTATAAATATCACACCACTCGACCTCGAACTAACCAGGTTAAGAAAATTAAGCAGTACTAATTAGAAAAGTTTGTGAACAACAAGTGTGTAGTGTATACGGTAGAGTTTGTAGTAGGAACAGAGAGAAAACTTTTAATTgtcttttcaacatttattggTTGAGAAACTTTGAAGTGTCTCGTTATGTTGAGTAGCGGGGTGAATACGGTGCGGGTATCTATTTCaaccatggatttttttttcggttgggCTAAATGGCGTCGGTGGCGGTATGTACTTATCGTGTTGCTGGGATTTTTTTAACCTTGAATATCATAAAAATATCATAATAATTATGAATACTCGACTCTGATAACGACATGACTAGCAAAGTAATCAAACAGTGACATTTCTAAAAAAGTCACTTCTGCAACTAGCTGAAAATAAAGATTTATTATAATATCTTCATTTGTAACGAAATTTCGCAAATATCTTTTGAGTTGAATTTTTCATTGATGCAAACGTATTTCCATTCAATAATTGTTGAACAACCGCAATTTATTATTTGAGCAATAGCAAGGCATTCCAATTTTTTGTCTGATTTTAATTATTGTGGATTTAGTTGGTAGCTGGCATCTCCTCACGGTCGTGGATAGAACTAGGGGTTCTCATTTGGAGTGAAAAAGTTcaagttattgaaaaaaatatgaattaaaattttgatttttaatcgcTTCTCCGACGCTTTTTAGtcagtcggaaaaatattatttttcgctTTATAAatgcggccccgatactcttcatgggtcatgggaaaaaaaactttttttagcgCTAGGGGTTAGTCACTTCGAGTATATCGCAAATGGCATATCATACGCGCGTAACGTCGTTTCAAATATCAGCGTAAATATCATACGCGCCTAATATTCACGTAGTACGCCTAGGGATGGATATGGATtggactgtagtcccgattcaccccagattacggttcCAAAATCGTAAACAAGCGTTAATGGAATTGTGAACCATTCATGGTACGTTGAATAACGATACGTTTTTATAACCGtactgtaaaattttgcaacgaATGGCCAAGAAGTTTTAAAGCTACCAGAAATTGATGAATCAACAACTACGGAATTTGAACTGGTTTGGTTCCTAATTTTATGAACACTTTTTCACTGTTTTGGGAACTGACATAACATGAACAAACATAACTGTATTTGTGAGACTTATTTTTTGATGTCTTGATTTTTTACTCAGGAAGGCATACAATTtgaaaatccagagtttttttttgttttataaacatttttagagttttttggaaaggtcctataagctattgtgtttcatatgtttatagagcctattcaaaaaaacttatcgagatattaaaagtgagagtacatggagttaaactttttgaaaagccttggttagcttcacagcaactgcataGAAAGTTTAACTCAACTCCATGTTGcgttttgacagctcgatactacccatgttcgcataaatgtcccatatgaaaAAACAGTAAGCTGAGAAAagcgcatttgaagtttgtcctaCACCTAAGGCtgcgtgttaagttttcgcgacaAAACTAGATTTCTTCctgatttgaaaaatgaacttcttaaataggctgaacttcttaaataggcctcgtagacccaccttcacgtatacatatcgactcagaataaaGCACGGATTGGATTGAAGATTTGACTACCCTATCATGagttgtaagcacataagtgccctgcaatgtgaagatctgactacccaatctagtggtatgaataatgagtcaaattgataaaacactgaaaaacaccgcccttttgtgtctattttggatagcaccctttaaattaGTGGAAGGCATCATCCacataaaggtggattaagtaacgttttttacattaaatccAAATTAAATCAGCGCAGACTCCGATGTAACTGTACAGACTTTAAAACGAAAATTCAACAGACGTTTTAGCGTACACGTACAGATTattcgaaaagaaaaaaaatcaatccaagAAACGTCAAACAGACCAAAACATTTTCCGATCGTTCGATAGTCGTCTCGTCTCGGCCTGCTCGATTTGTTATTAACCCGCGCGCGACGACAGACAGTGGCCGTGTGAAAATGATGTAATTCGAACGCAAAGTTTTTGTTTCAACCGGTTCCCCGAAAATGTCCCTAACCATGCTGCGGACCATCTGCCGGCAGCAGAACCTGAGACAGGCGCCGGCACTCGTGTGCAGCCGGTTTTGCCACGGGCAGGTTCCGAAGGGTGACGGCGACGGCGGCGGGTAAGTGTCCTCCTCCCTTGAATCCCGAACCCGATCAGCTGATTTGTTGACTTTCTAATTATCGATGCAGCGGCGACAAACAGCAGCCGAATGCGAAGGAGAAACTTGCGGTCAAGTACAGCCGGGAGAATGTTAAGCGGAACGTACAGGGATACGTGTTTTCCCGGTTCTTTGACTATGTTAAGAACTATGATAAGGTGTTGGAGAAGCAGTTTCCCTCGGCCATGCACGTGTACCGGGTGTTTCTGGTCGGGGTGAAGGAATTCTTCAACGATATGAAAAAGCTAGTCAAAATAACAAAGATTGTCTACTCCCACGACAACGATCTGCGCTGTTTGACGCGGAAGGAGATCGAACTTTACTACCAAATGCCGCGAGACATGAAGAAGGTGGCGCCGGTGCTGCTTGTTTCGGCGCTTCCGTTTGCCAATTATGTGGTGTTTCCACTGGCGTAAGTTGTATTGAGCCTTTCGACAAATGGATTCGATTAATTCTTCCTCCGCTTCTAGTTACATGTATCCTCGAACATTTCTGACGTCCCACTTTTGGTCGATCCAGCAAAAGGGAGATTTCGCCCAGCAGGAACTCAAGCAAAGGCTGCAATACAATCGGCGCGTATTTCGCTGCATGCAGGCAAAACTGGACTCGATGCGGAAGACGAAAGATCCGCAGTTTGATAAGTGCAGCTACATTCTCGGTCTGCTGGGCAGCGGCCTGCACCCGACCTCGGCCGAAATCCTCGACGTCAAGGACCTGTTCACCAGAGCTCCCTTCGGCCTCCGACATCTTTCATCCGTACATCTAAAATATCTCTGCCGGTTGCACGACCTACGGCCGGGTCTTATGCGCCGGTATCGTCTGTCGGAGCGGGCGTACGTCGTGCATCACATGGATTTGGCCATCAAGCGCGAGGGTGGCGTTCACAACATGCCAATCGAGTCCCTGAAGCACGCTTGCTTCCTTCGCGGGCTGAACGCGACCAATTTGAGCGCCGAAAGTATGATCGCGTGGTTGAACGAGTGGGTGGAAGTGTCCTTAATCATCAACCAAGACAACATCAGTCTCTTTCTccatctgccgatcctgctttCCTACAATCACCCCAACAATTGGATTCTAAAGGGGTGAACCTTTTTATTTTGCGTACTCCAGACTATATCAAGCGGCTTTTGGTGATATTTCCAAACGATATGTTaacgttttattttgaaataaaagttgTTTCGGATATTCTAGGCTGATGCGTTTTTTAGTTTGACGCATAAACATCGATTgtttctttttgcaattccgtcttgaaacttcctacttttcctgtcattctcgcgtgacgaaaCAGCCTTCTTTTTTTATCtacttaaaaaaacagaatcgaatagaaacacatttcaaaacaaatgctgaaaagttctacttgtcagcactgaaatggatgctgaaaagttgaacttttcagcactagttttgagaagtaatacttttcaacatttttttgatttaaacgatttattgacaaaatacatgaacattcgacTTCGAGttcgacttataatttcactcaatgggtgtttttcagaaatgcaaaaaatgttgtatggaactcgttgcaaaccttgattttttcagcacttgtcgtatttatccaactcggtgaacctcgttggataaatgtacgacacgtgctgaaaaaatcttctttttgcaacttgttgcataaactactatttcaataatCTCGAAAATATAACGTAAAAGTTAACAAAACGCAGAGAGATATTGGAGACTTTGGAAGTAATTATAAGCAAACACCGACGGAAAGGTCAAGTATCTAGAATGCACAAAATTGGCCATCGAAAAAGCGCTTCCCTAACACGGATGTGAACTTCAAGTTATTGTAATGCATTACAATTTCTTCGCTCGAAGGGGTGACTAAAGAATATCTTAACGTCAATTGACGACTTAATCATTCGCTTATATGGGAGACGGAAGGTATCGTTCCAGGGCAGGCGGCGCAGGGCAATGGAGTTCGATGTTGTGGAATGAGTGTGCACACGATGAAGATTGATTGCTTAAAGAGACATATCTCTTAGTTTTTGGTTTAACATTTTCAGTTGGTACTCTCCCTAGCGTCTTCTTAAAGCAACGGACGACATGGTCTAGCAGATTTGCGACAGACAAACTATCTCGAGGCTGATTGAGTGCTTGCAGTTTGACAGACAGCAATTGGTGGTAGCGTTTCTTAACCTCGTCGCTAGTTTTGAGCAGGTTCACGTTGATTTAGCGAGTGCACCTCTGGCATAAATTTgctagaaaaaagaaaaagggattaaaatgggtttaaGTAATTGGAACATAATAATTACATTCAGAAGCCAAAACAGCAGGAGGAACGGGCACACGAACATAACGACGTTTAACTCTCAACAACAAAAGTCGATGATCAGAGAAACCTGAAACTGGCTAAATGCAGCGGCACTGCGGATTTCCGAAGCGCGGAATGATCGGCATCACAATATGATCGATCTGAAACAAAAACTAGGAGTTGGGAGGGCATTGTTAAAAAGTAATAAACAACCTGTGAGCAACTGCTACCCGGACTCCAGGTGTGCAACACACTCTCGTTGGGACCGAATGAGCTGCACAAGCGATAATCCAAGAAATGGAGTAGATCTCCCCGTTGCTGTTACTccaaggctggtacaaatatcgTCCAACATAACGCTTATCAGCATCAAGCAGATCCCGGTAACCAACGTGAGCGTTCATATCTCCAAGAATTATCACATTGGATTTTTGGCGTGGAGTGAATCGTCCGATACAGTTCATCAAGTCGCTTATTTCCGAGTTAGCGCAACCCGAAGAAGAGCGAGCGTAGATAGTGAAGATAGTAAGATCATCATCAAATATTCGCAATCGAACATAACAAATATTGGCAGaaactcttcgaaaaaaatagccATGCAGTTGAGAACGACGAACGACAACAGAAGTGCCGCGTCAACTAGGGAGTTAAAATTGAACCAGTCATAGTCGGCAGTCCGAGCAGTGCAGGTGGCCATTCGGGTCTCCTGCAGACAAGCTACTTGTATGTGGTTACGCGACAAAAAGCCTCGCCGGAACATCCGGAAACGTTCCAGGTGCAAACACTGAACATGTTGTTACGAGAAGCGGGAGGCGGAGTATCACCGATAATGGCTGAAGCGGGAGTGAGAAGAGGCTCGTACGGATCGGAAGTGACGAGACGGAGTTCCTGAATAGCACGTATGCCTGACATCGGTAGATGGGCTGGCGATGGTTCAGGAGATGGTGACGAACCTGTAAACGGCAGTATTAATTGTCAGTAGATTAATGGCCAAGAAGTTACCTGTAGGCGTGGGCGCTGGACAGGCGGTTGCAGGTCCAAGTGATTCTGGCACAGCTTCGCAAAAGTCTGGAGTGATGTCACGATGTGTTGACAGGATGCTGGTGCCCGACTATGGAAGAACGGCTGAAGGTAGATTCGGAACTGTTTGAGAAGCTAGGCGAAGACGGTATAAGAGGTTAGTGGAATGACGTGCGATTACAACCGGATGGCATACCAACTCGCCCAGAAGTAGAGCAACCAAAGGAAGCTGGAGCGGCAGCACGCAAGTCCGGGGAAGTCGCTGTTACACCACCTGGGAATGGGGGATTTCCATTGGAAAGTGAAAGGTCACATCCAGGTGTAGGTGGAGAAGTCTCCAGGAACTGAAGGCGAGTGACTCCTACAAACGGCATGTAATTAATAACcaggaaattcaatttaaatatggTTTTACCTGATTGGAAGGCAAGAACACTGTCATAATGGGTGTATTCGCCAACCACATTCAGACGGTGAATAATCCGCAATCGATCGTCCGCCCCCTCATTCAGCTCTGATCTCTCAGAGTTCTCGCGGAAAACATGGATCGCATAATTATGCAATTGGGAAATTGCACGCAATGACTCCTCGCCACCCCACACTCCGGGTTTCGAGAGTTCGGTCAAGAAGTAATCAACCAACTCCACACTGCTCATGGAACCAGCAAATTCCTCACCGTAGGTGTACAATGCCTGAGCACAAAGAGGCTCCATCCAGTACTCTAGGGAGGAACGGTAGAAGCTAACCACATCTGATCGCAGTCGTATATAGGGTGGCAAGGCGATGCTCGACGCTACCGACCGGATGAAAAACATTTGGTGCGCTAAAGCGGCAAAAAGGCAATTG from Culex quinquefasciatus strain JHB chromosome 3, VPISU_Cqui_1.0_pri_paternal, whole genome shotgun sequence includes:
- the LOC6030835 gene encoding LETM1 domain-containing protein 1, which produces MSLTMLRTICRQQNLRQAPALVCSRFCHGQVPKGDGDGGGGDKQQPNAKEKLAVKYSRENVKRNVQGYVFSRFFDYVKNYDKVLEKQFPSAMHVYRVFLVGVKEFFNDMKKLVKITKIVYSHDNDLRCLTRKEIELYYQMPRDMKKVAPVLLVSALPFANYVVFPLAYMYPRTFLTSHFWSIQQKGDFAQQELKQRLQYNRRVFRCMQAKLDSMRKTKDPQFDKCSYILGLLGSGLHPTSAEILDVKDLFTRAPFGLRHLSSVHLKYLCRLHDLRPGLMRRYRLSERAYVVHHMDLAIKREGGVHNMPIESLKHACFLRGLNATNLSAESMIAWLNEWVEVSLIINQDNISLFLHLPILLSYNHPNNWILKG